In Seonamhaeicola sp. S2-3, the genomic window CCAATAGTAAATATGGAAAGTGCTACGGGGCATCCGTTACAAGCGTTAACAGATGCTATAACCATCTCAGAATATAAAAAAGTTGCAAAACCTAAGGTGGTTTTAACTTGGGCTCCTCATATTAAACCATTACCGCATGCCGTAGCCAACAGTTTTACACAAGCAATGCAAAATATGGATGTAGAATTTGTAATTGCAAATCCTGAGGGATACGATTTAAATCCCGAAATTACGGGCAATACACCAATTTATCACAACCAAGAAGAAGCTTTTAAAGATGCCGATTTTGTTTATGCTAAAAATTGGAGTTCTTATGAAGATTACGGAAAAGTAATAAAGTCTGATGCAGAATGGTTGATTACTAAAGATAAAATAGGTGATGCAAAGTTTTTACATTGTTTACCTGTAAGACGAAATGTAGTAGTAGAAGATGCTGTTTTAGATAGTGATAGCTCATTGGTAATAGAGGAAGCTAATAATAGAACCTTTGCGGCACAATTAGTATTAAAGAAGCTTTTAGAAAATAAATAACCTGTCATTGCCAATAAAATGAAGCAATCTCAATCTATGAATAGATTACCTCGCCATAAAATTCTTATAATGACAAAAGTTTAGGATGAAAGAAAAATTATCAGTAGTAAAAATAGGAGGAAATGTTATTGAGGATAGTGAAGTTTTAAAAACATTCCTTGAAAATTTTTCTAATTTAGAAGGAAAGAAAATTTTGGTTCATGGTGGCGGTAAACGCGCTACTCATATAGCATCAAAATTAGGAATAGAGTCTAAAATGATAAATGGAAGACGTATAACAGATGCCGATACTTTAGAAGTAATTACTATGGTTTATGGTGGTCTGGTAAATAAAAATATAGTAGCTCAATTACAAGCTTTAAATATTAATGCTTTAGGGCTTACTGGAGCAGATATTAATAGTATTACGTCTAAAAAAAGACCTGTTAAAGAAATAGATTTTGGTTTTGTAGGCGATGTAGAATCGGTTTCACATAATGCTATTAATAAATTAATTCAGGCAGATTTTACACCAGTATTTTGCGCCATTACGCATGATAAAAATGGACAGTTATTTAATACAAATGCCGATACAATAGCATCGGAATTAGCAATTGGCCTTTCAAAATTATATAATATTGAATTGTACTACTGTTTTGAAAAAAATGGCGTTTTAATGACTGTTGATGACGATAATTCGGTTATAGATTATATGGATTCTGGAACTTATGAAGTTTTAAAACATAAGGGCGTTTTTCATGATGGTATGTTACCTAAATTAGAAAATTGTTTTCATGCTTTATCAAGTGGTGTATCAAGAGTTTTTATTGGAAATCCATCAGTAATAAGTGATAAAAAACAAAAGTTTACAACCTTGTATTTATGATAAATCAGTTAACACAAGATGCTATATTGCTTTTAAAAAAGCTGATTGAGACCCAATCGTTTTCTTCAGAAGAAAATCAAACAGCAACACTTTTAGAATCTTGGTTTCAGCAATATAAAATTGATTATAAGCGCATTAAAAATAACGTTTGGGCAGTTAATAAGTATTTTGATGATGATAAGCCTACTTTATTGTTAAACTCACACCATGATACGGTTAAACCTAATTCGGCATACACTAAAGACCCATTTAAAGCCATTGTTGAAGATGGGAAATTATTTGGATTAGGAAGTAACGATGCAGGAGGTTGTTTGGTGTCACTTATTGCCACATTCACTTATTTTTATAATCAAAAAGATTTAAAATATAATTTAGTAATTGTTGCATCTGCAGAAGAAGAAAGCAGTGGTCCCAACGGATTAAATAGTATGTTGCCTATTATTCCAAAAGTAGATGTTGCTATTGTTGGCGAACCAACCTTAATGAATTTAGCGATAGCAGAAAAAGGTTTAGTAGTCTTTGATGCGGTGCTTACAGGAACACCAAGTCATGCAGCACATCCAAACGATGATAACGTGATTTATAAAGCTATAGATACGTTACAATGGTTTAAAGATTTTAAATTTGAAAAGAACTCTGAAGCTCTGGGTGATGTAAAGTTAACGGTGAGCCAAATAAGTGCAGGGAAGCAACATAATGCAGTTCCAGCAGATTTAAATTTAGTAATTGATGTTCGTGTTAACGATGCTTATACTAATGCTGAAATTGCCGAAATTTTACAAAAAGAAGCGCCAGTAACGCGTA contains:
- a CDS encoding N-acetylornithine carbamoyltransferase, with translation MKHYTSIHDIDNINAWIEEAKVLKANPLEHIELGKNKTLGLLFFNSSLRTRLSTQKAALNLGMNPIVMNVSGDAWGLEFDDGTIMNGSTAEHIKEAAAVVSQYCDIIAVRAFPTLTDKVKDESEQVLEAFKKYASVPIVNMESATGHPLQALTDAITISEYKKVAKPKVVLTWAPHIKPLPHAVANSFTQAMQNMDVEFVIANPEGYDLNPEITGNTPIYHNQEEAFKDADFVYAKNWSSYEDYGKVIKSDAEWLITKDKIGDAKFLHCLPVRRNVVVEDAVLDSDSSLVIEEANNRTFAAQLVLKKLLENK
- the argB gene encoding acetylglutamate kinase — encoded protein: MKEKLSVVKIGGNVIEDSEVLKTFLENFSNLEGKKILVHGGGKRATHIASKLGIESKMINGRRITDADTLEVITMVYGGLVNKNIVAQLQALNINALGLTGADINSITSKKRPVKEIDFGFVGDVESVSHNAINKLIQADFTPVFCAITHDKNGQLFNTNADTIASELAIGLSKLYNIELYYCFEKNGVLMTVDDDNSVIDYMDSGTYEVLKHKGVFHDGMLPKLENCFHALSSGVSRVFIGNPSVISDKKQKFTTLYL
- a CDS encoding M20 family metallo-hydrolase; translated protein: MINQLTQDAILLLKKLIETQSFSSEENQTATLLESWFQQYKIDYKRIKNNVWAVNKYFDDDKPTLLLNSHHDTVKPNSAYTKDPFKAIVEDGKLFGLGSNDAGGCLVSLIATFTYFYNQKDLKYNLVIVASAEEESSGPNGLNSMLPIIPKVDVAIVGEPTLMNLAIAEKGLVVFDAVLTGTPSHAAHPNDDNVIYKAIDTLQWFKDFKFEKNSEALGDVKLTVSQISAGKQHNAVPADLNLVIDVRVNDAYTNAEIAEILQKEAPVTRITPRSLRLNSSSIPVDHDLVKAGIAMGRTTYGSPTLSDQAVLSCPSLKLGPGDSTRSHSADEFIYLNEIEEGIKIYVELLHRVIV